The DNA region agtgtatgttttagaattttcacacttttgaataaaatatattaataaaacttaGTTATAAATGCATAATTTTCTGTTATtctatatttcctatatttttaaaccaataagactttataaaatgcaattaatgtttttaaattttacaaatttttattagtaGTTGTCAAAAATtgcattgaaaataaaataaaatatattctttagAACATTCATCTTTTTTAAACAGATggaatatgttaatttattaaaGTTGTGAATATggttaatgatatttatatctGATCtagaagttttaaaattttggggTCGGGATTATTTTTGTGAGAGGAACTATTATAAATTACTCAATAAATGACATTTACCTGACGATCAAAGTTCCAACTACGACTTCTCATTTCTCGCATATTACTTCTCAGTGTATTGCTACTTTTCGTAAGAAGTTATCACAGTTAAACCGAAAAAAAGGTTACATCAAGATCCTTAACAACAATCTAGAgtaaaaagtaacaattccaACCAGCACTTCCAATTTCATAGTATTGTTATTTCAGTTTGGCGTGTAATTGGTATATAATTAAGGCCAGACTAAGCCCACTCGCATGTTAGGACTCTCTTCTCTTAACTATTAGATGGGCTGAATCAGACTACCAGTTGACTTatctttgtttttggtttttccaccttatttaaaattaaacaaatttgaATGATCTAAACCAGATACCAATTTTTAATCCGAATTAATATGTTCAAGAAAATTTTCCTATAGTTAGGCTAATAAGAAAAATCGCTTTCAACTCAATTTTTCGTTTACAAGTTTTTAGTAAGAGTATTCATGATGGAGAATGAGTTTCTAAAACTTTTCGAGGTTttcaaattaatgaaaaaagGTGACCATTTTATCCCTTTTTAGTACTTAGTTatcatttcattttaaaatctaaatttattttaaaaaaactctttctcgTTTTACTATTCGTAATAgattatacattttaatttaattatatttaaataataaattattgatcaaacactcaaaaatatcaaatctaTGTAAGTGGTACTCAGTGCCGTTCCTGGCCATTTAGTGGCCTAAAACAATTTTAAGATAATAGCCTTAATATTTGGTCAATttaatatcttattttattattttacttttattctaataaaaaaatattttttctgtaGGTTTTCATTTACATGATAATGATAGGAAAAAAGAAACCAcacactcatatatatatatatatatatatatatatatatattataactataataatatgttaatatataaataaagtatggtgtcaaaaagataaatataagtatatttaatcaattaagTTAGATGAAAATGCTTCATATAaagcaaaattttaaatatagttcTAGCAcacaaaaaatatgaaaagattcaaaagaaaaataaatttccaCAAAAGTAGTACCAAaaacatttaaacaaaaataaaaacagatttgttgaaaacaaaacaaaaatcccaGAAATGTAATTATTTAGGTTTCTTACGCATTGATCTATTACCAAtcttatttgaattattttgctacactaatatcaaaattatagtGTGccctaaaaaataaaatatttagatgtGGCCTAAAGCTACTGTTTCACCTGCCTTATGGTCCGGACGGGCCTGGTGGTACTTGTAAAAGCATAAAGTTTCTCATAAAAGAATAGCATAATATCCATAGAATTGGATGAGACGTAGTCAACGACCTAAgtattttataagaaatattgttcaataagtttcaaaaaaaaagtgtgtGATTGATCAAAGTACAATTTACAACCATTGGGTTGAAAAAACTCTCAAAACTTAAGACAAAAGGTTCATTACTCTAATTATCATGggttaaaaatgaatatttttgaaTGAAATAAGAAATACCGAGATACAATGTCTTGAATTTTTAACAGATATGGGACACGGCTGGTGAAGAAAGGTTCCAGAGCCTTGGAGTAGCTTTTTATCGCGGTGCTGATTGCTGTGTACTTGTCTATGATGTCAACTTCGCCAAATCATTTGAGGATCTCAATAACTGGAGGGAAGAGTTTCTGATCCAGGTATGTGTGTGTATACACAGATTCATGCTCCATTGTCTTTACTCAATGCAACTAATGCGTGGTTTATTGGGGTTTTTTGCAGGCGAGTCCATCTGATCCAGAGAACTTCCCCTTTGTTGTCATCGGTAACAAAATCGATGTGGATGGTGGAAACAGCCGTGTTGTTTCAGAGAAGAAGGCTCGAGCTTGGTGTGCTTCAAAAGGAAACATCCCATACTATGAAACTTCTGCTAAAGAAGGCACCAATGTTGAAGACGCATTCATGTGTATTACCAAGAATGCAATGAAGAGTGGAGAAGAGGATGAAATGTAAGTTTCAGTGCTTTGATGG from Raphanus sativus cultivar WK10039 chromosome 8, ASM80110v3, whole genome shotgun sequence includes:
- the LOC130499096 gene encoding ras-related protein RABG3e-like; this translates as QIWDTAGEERFQSLGVAFYRGADCCVLVYDVNFAKSFEDLNNWREEFLIQASPSDPENFPFVVIGNKIDVDGGNSRVVSEKKARAWCASKGNIPYYETSAKEGTNVEDAFMCITKNAMKSGEEDEMYLPDTIDVGTSNPQRSAGCEC